The Dyadobacter subterraneus genome window below encodes:
- a CDS encoding helix-turn-helix domain-containing protein, whose translation MEQNTQLELAAQFVHNTNKNIFLTGKAGTGKTTFLHNLKKTLHKRMAIVAPTGVAAINAGGVTIHSFFQLPFGPYIPESNPNEQRYSRFNKEKINLIKSLDLLVIDEISMVRADMLDGIDEVLRKYKDRNKPFGGTQLLMIGDLHQLSPVIKDEEWNMLKPYYDTVFFFSSNALRQTDPVRIELKHIYRQSDTFFIDLLNKIRENQLDKISLAALNERYIPNFKPAEDEGYITLTTHNNTAQEINSEKLEELKGKTKHFEAQIHDDFPQFAYPTEQSLALKIGSQVMFVKNDSSRDKLYYNGKIGTVTRFDNDTIFVKCKGDYTEIDVHPAEWKNIKYALNPQTKEIDEQVIGSFVQYPLKLAWAITIHKSQGLTFEKAIIDANNSFAHGQVYVALSRCKSFEGMVLRTPISQNSVKTDGTVAAYTKDASANEPDSDQLTNSKMNFQRSLLLELFDFSEMKYAFSRLNRVIAEHENVINNSVKITLKLIQATADQDIFIVSDKFKNQLNQFFTEAGLPEENENLSARVQKGCVYFYDKIEQSIYPESRALEIDVDNIAVKKVVEQALENFQRAVFIKRTVMEACKEAFNVAAYLRAKSNADIDFKVSIKTVTPVTKAAAALKNIPNAELYKTIRDWRNNLATEKDVPVYIILPQKALEELVSKLPTTLAELESVKGIGKTKVKQFGKELVTMIVTYCEDNQIEKNTNQLSLTKEKTDTKKVSFDLFNSGKTVEEIAEERGLGVTIIETHLAHYIGTGELDIFDIFPKEKINKVIDYFMENKQVTLNEAKAALSDDVTYTELRAALKHLEFLGV comes from the coding sequence ATGGAGCAAAACACACAACTGGAATTAGCGGCTCAATTCGTTCATAACACCAATAAAAACATCTTTTTAACCGGAAAAGCAGGAACGGGAAAAACTACTTTTTTGCATAATCTTAAAAAAACGCTTCACAAAAGAATGGCAATTGTGGCACCTACGGGAGTAGCTGCCATTAATGCCGGCGGCGTAACGATACATTCTTTTTTCCAGTTACCATTTGGCCCGTATATTCCGGAAAGCAATCCGAATGAGCAACGTTACAGCCGGTTTAACAAGGAAAAAATAAACCTGATCAAAAGTCTGGATCTGCTTGTGATTGATGAAATCAGTATGGTGCGGGCAGATATGCTGGATGGAATTGATGAAGTTTTAAGAAAATACAAAGACCGGAATAAACCATTTGGTGGTACGCAATTGCTCATGATCGGCGACTTGCACCAGCTTTCTCCTGTCATTAAGGATGAAGAATGGAATATGCTGAAACCGTATTACGATACCGTTTTCTTTTTCAGCAGTAACGCACTCCGACAAACGGACCCGGTTAGGATTGAGTTAAAACATATTTACCGCCAATCGGATACTTTTTTTATTGATCTGTTGAATAAAATTCGTGAAAATCAGCTGGACAAAATCAGTCTGGCAGCTTTAAACGAACGTTATATTCCCAATTTCAAACCGGCGGAAGACGAAGGTTATATCACTTTAACAACGCATAATAATACCGCGCAGGAAATAAACAGTGAAAAACTGGAAGAGCTCAAAGGCAAAACCAAACATTTTGAAGCGCAAATCCACGACGATTTCCCACAATTTGCTTATCCGACAGAGCAAAGTCTGGCTTTGAAAATTGGTTCGCAGGTTATGTTTGTCAAAAATGATTCTTCGCGTGACAAGCTTTATTATAACGGCAAAATCGGTACGGTAACACGTTTCGATAACGATACGATTTTTGTAAAATGTAAAGGTGATTATACTGAAATTGATGTCCATCCCGCTGAATGGAAAAATATCAAATACGCTTTAAATCCGCAGACAAAGGAAATTGACGAGCAGGTAATTGGCAGTTTTGTCCAGTATCCTTTAAAACTTGCCTGGGCGATTACCATTCACAAAAGTCAGGGTTTGACGTTCGAAAAAGCGATTATCGACGCAAATAATTCATTTGCACACGGACAGGTTTATGTAGCGCTCAGCCGTTGTAAAAGTTTTGAAGGTATGGTTTTGCGCACACCGATTTCTCAAAACAGCGTAAAAACCGACGGAACGGTAGCGGCTTATACCAAAGATGCCAGTGCAAATGAACCGGACAGCGATCAGCTTACAAATTCGAAAATGAATTTTCAGCGCTCGCTACTTCTCGAATTATTTGATTTCAGTGAAATGAAATATGCCTTTTCTAGACTGAACAGGGTTATTGCGGAGCATGAAAATGTCATCAATAATTCGGTCAAGATCACTTTAAAATTGATTCAGGCCACGGCAGATCAGGATATTTTTATTGTTTCGGATAAGTTTAAAAATCAGCTGAATCAGTTTTTTACAGAAGCTGGTTTACCGGAAGAAAATGAAAATCTGAGTGCCCGGGTTCAAAAAGGCTGTGTTTATTTTTATGATAAAATCGAGCAATCCATTTATCCGGAAAGTCGCGCGCTTGAAATCGATGTTGATAATATCGCTGTAAAAAAAGTAGTGGAACAAGCTCTGGAAAACTTTCAGCGGGCTGTATTTATAAAGAGGACAGTGATGGAAGCATGTAAAGAGGCTTTCAATGTCGCGGCTTATCTGAGGGCTAAGTCCAATGCTGATATAGATTTTAAGGTTAGTATAAAAACTGTAACACCTGTTACCAAAGCCGCCGCAGCACTTAAAAATATTCCAAACGCGGAGTTATATAAAACCATTCGCGACTGGCGGAATAATCTGGCGACAGAAAAAGATGTTCCTGTTTATATCATTCTGCCGCAAAAAGCATTGGAAGAATTGGTATCGAAATTACCAACAACACTTGCTGAATTGGAATCTGTTAAAGGAATTGGAAAAACGAAGGTCAAGCAATTTGGCAAGGAGCTGGTAACCATGATTGTTACTTATTGTGAAGACAATCAGATTGAAAAAAATACCAACCAGCTTTCGCTCACAAAAGAAAAAACGGATACGAAAAAAGTAAGTTTTGATCTTTTTAATTCAGGAAAAACGGTTGAAGAAATCGCAGAGGAAAGAGGTTTGGGCGTAACTATAATTGAAACGCATCTGGCACATTACATCGGCACCGGCGAACTGGACATTTTCGATATTTTCCCAAAAGAGAAGATCAATAAAGTGATTGACTACTTCATGGAAAACAAACAGGTCACTTTGAATGAAGCAAAAGCAGCGTTAAGTGATGATGTGACATATACAGAATTACGGGCGGCTTTGAAGCATTTGGAGTTCTTGGGAGTGTAA
- a CDS encoding alpha/beta hydrolase family protein: MKNTLLSAFLILISFTVFAQDISGQWNGILKLPGAQLRLVVNFTKTPTGFSATLDSPDQGANGIPVNTVDYSHPILKLTMTSLNAEYSGALDAENNFKGIFKQNGQAFPLDLSRKVIEKVAIVRPQDPVKPYPYYSEDVKFLNEKDKITLAGTLTLPKKEGNYPAVILISGSGPQNRDEELAGHKPFLVLSDYLTKNGIAVLRYDDRGTAQSTGDFALGTTKDFASDVESAIAYLKTRKEINNKKIGLIGHSEGGLIAPMVAVDSKDVAFIVLLAGPGLTGEDILIKQSRLIGKANGLSDDELNQADQTNKKIYGILKEKTDLNEIKKELTVIFDDALNQIPAANQPPAEQKTAYVSQAVNRIATPWFKFFVSYDPVPALEKVKCPVLAFNGEKDLQVPPKEDLETIKMALEKGGNKNVTTKLLPNLNHLFQESTTGSPTEYDKIEQTFSPVALIEISDWIKKTVLK; this comes from the coding sequence ATGAAAAACACATTACTATCCGCATTCCTAATACTCATATCTTTTACGGTTTTCGCCCAGGATATCTCGGGACAATGGAATGGAATTTTAAAATTACCTGGCGCTCAGTTGAGATTGGTCGTGAACTTCACAAAGACGCCAACCGGATTCAGTGCAACGCTTGATAGTCCTGACCAGGGGGCGAATGGAATTCCGGTGAATACTGTTGATTACAGTCATCCAATTTTAAAATTGACAATGACGAGCCTGAATGCAGAATATAGTGGAGCACTGGATGCTGAAAATAATTTTAAAGGTATTTTCAAGCAAAATGGTCAGGCATTTCCACTGGATCTTTCCCGGAAAGTCATCGAAAAAGTTGCGATTGTAAGGCCTCAGGATCCTGTCAAGCCTTATCCATATTATTCGGAAGATGTCAAGTTTCTGAATGAAAAGGATAAGATCACGCTGGCCGGTACACTGACATTACCAAAGAAGGAAGGGAATTACCCGGCGGTAATTCTGATTTCCGGAAGCGGACCGCAAAATCGCGATGAAGAATTAGCAGGTCATAAACCTTTCCTGGTCTTGTCCGATTATCTTACTAAAAACGGCATTGCTGTTTTAAGATATGATGACCGTGGAACTGCGCAATCGACAGGAGATTTTGCATTGGGTACAACCAAAGATTTTGCTTCCGATGTGGAATCTGCTATTGCTTATTTAAAGACAAGAAAAGAAATTAATAATAAGAAAATCGGCTTGATCGGGCATAGTGAAGGCGGTTTGATCGCTCCTATGGTGGCAGTTGATTCAAAAGATGTTGCTTTTATTGTTTTGCTTGCCGGGCCAGGACTTACAGGAGAAGATATTTTGATAAAACAATCACGTTTGATTGGGAAGGCGAATGGTTTAAGTGATGATGAACTCAACCAGGCAGATCAGACTAACAAAAAAATATATGGAATTCTAAAAGAGAAAACGGATCTGAATGAAATTAAAAAAGAATTGACTGTCATTTTCGACGATGCATTAAATCAAATTCCTGCCGCAAATCAGCCACCAGCAGAACAAAAAACGGCATATGTTTCCCAAGCAGTTAACAGGATTGCGACGCCTTGGTTTAAATTTTTTGTAAGTTATGATCCTGTGCCGGCTTTGGAAAAGGTGAAATGCCCGGTTTTGGCTTTTAATGGAGAGAAGGATCTTCAGGTACCTCCAAAAGAGGATCTGGAAACGATAAAAATGGCTCTTGAAAAAGGTGGAAATAAAAACGTTACCACGAAATTGTTACCAAATCTGAATCATCTTTTTCAGGAAAGCACAACTGGTTCTCCGACTGAATATGATAAAATTGAACAAACATTTTCTCCGGTTGCATTAATTGAGATTTCTGATTGGATCAAAAAAACAGTTTTGAAATAA
- a CDS encoding DUF3784 domain-containing protein has product MIIPAILLSVVFVSMGFLVTKNNARYILSGYNMMSEQQRSLVDMDGYLRFFKQFHLHLGISVFALVMIVGTFNANFAAIILGTYPLLAYCYFVLKGNRYFPDIKNRRIWTKVTVGILFLTTCGVGYLFFNGFKNNEILLEENNLKITGMYGEKISRDKILDVKIVDELPKITMKSNGFAAGDFRKGYFKTKDRKTIKLFVNKREKQILLLNTMEGDVYFSSSDVDSEDLFLRIEKWRRL; this is encoded by the coding sequence ATGATAATTCCTGCAATACTCCTTTCCGTAGTTTTTGTTTCCATGGGATTTCTGGTGACGAAAAATAATGCCAGATATATTCTTTCGGGCTATAATATGATGTCGGAACAGCAGCGGTCGCTAGTTGATATGGATGGATATTTGCGATTTTTCAAACAATTTCATCTTCATCTGGGGATTTCTGTTTTTGCCCTTGTGATGATTGTAGGCACGTTTAACGCGAATTTTGCTGCTATCATTTTGGGAACGTATCCGCTATTGGCTTATTGTTATTTTGTATTAAAAGGGAATAGATATTTTCCTGATATTAAAAACCGTAGAATTTGGACCAAAGTTACGGTAGGAATTTTATTTCTGACAACTTGTGGTGTTGGCTATCTTTTTTTCAACGGGTTTAAGAATAATGAGATATTGCTGGAAGAAAATAATCTGAAAATAACAGGAATGTATGGCGAGAAAATCAGTCGTGATAAAATTCTGGATGTCAAAATAGTTGATGAGTTACCGAAAATTACAATGAAGTCAAATGGTTTTGCGGCAGGCGATTTCAGGAAGGGTTATTTCAAAACGAAAGACAGGAAGACAATTAAGCTTTTTGTTAATAAAAGGGAAAAGCAAATTTTGTTGCTTAATACTATGGAGGGAGATGTTTATTTTAGTTCGAGCGATGTGGATTCCGAAGATTTGTTTTTGAGGATTGAAAAGTGGAGGAGGCTTTGA
- a CDS encoding tagaturonate reductase, with protein MTVSQLSPELLKQRPELYPDLDKLLALPEKIIQFGTGVLLRGLPDYFVNKANQQNIFNGRIVVVKSTSQGSADAFETQKNIFSHGIRGIQNGEHIDETVINTAISRTLSASNHWAEILECAHNPEIQIVISNTTEVGIQFVEDNLQASPPTSFPGKLTAFLFERFKAFQGTAESGMVIVPTELIVGNGTKLREIVLKQAQEHNLGDDFINWLEQHNQFCNSLVDRIVPGKPDAETVAELSEKSGYKDDLLIVSEVYSLWAIEGDAHVKSVLSFAQADNGVVIEPNIDLFRELKLRLLNGTHTLASGLCFLHGLNTVRESMENPETSEFIAGVMLKELAPAIPYEVDPGRAQEFGNQVLDRFRNPFIRHQLIDITVQYTAKMKMRNIPTLLNHYQKSSEVPVLFAKGFAAFLLFMKSTQFLEGIYSGERNGELYPIRCDSAAYFAEKWDAAETLSELVQKVLSDESLWGANLTSLPGFSNAVTENLELLSKKETIIN; from the coding sequence ATGACCGTATCCCAGCTATCTCCCGAGTTATTAAAACAACGTCCTGAATTATATCCCGACTTAGATAAACTATTGGCTTTACCGGAAAAAATAATCCAGTTCGGTACAGGCGTACTTTTACGTGGACTCCCTGATTACTTCGTCAATAAAGCCAATCAGCAAAATATTTTTAATGGCCGGATTGTCGTTGTAAAATCAACTTCACAAGGCAGTGCCGATGCTTTTGAAACGCAGAAAAATATTTTTTCTCACGGTATAAGAGGAATTCAAAATGGAGAACATATTGATGAAACGGTGATTAATACTGCCATCAGCAGAACACTTTCGGCAAGTAATCACTGGGCTGAAATTCTGGAATGTGCGCATAATCCGGAAATACAGATTGTCATTTCCAACACAACAGAAGTCGGTATTCAGTTTGTGGAAGATAATTTGCAGGCTTCTCCCCCAACCTCTTTTCCCGGAAAATTGACTGCTTTTTTATTTGAGCGTTTTAAAGCCTTTCAAGGCACGGCAGAATCCGGAATGGTGATTGTACCTACGGAATTAATTGTTGGAAATGGTACGAAACTGCGTGAGATCGTTTTAAAACAAGCACAGGAACATAATTTGGGTGATGATTTTATAAATTGGCTTGAACAGCATAATCAATTCTGTAATTCACTTGTCGACCGGATCGTTCCCGGAAAACCTGATGCGGAAACAGTTGCCGAATTATCAGAAAAATCAGGTTATAAAGATGATCTATTAATCGTTTCAGAAGTTTACAGTTTGTGGGCAATTGAAGGTGATGCACATGTAAAATCTGTTCTGAGCTTTGCACAAGCTGATAACGGCGTTGTCATCGAACCGAATATTGATCTTTTCAGGGAATTAAAACTACGTTTGCTTAATGGAACGCATACATTGGCTTCCGGTTTGTGTTTTTTACATGGATTAAACACAGTTCGCGAAAGCATGGAAAATCCTGAAACATCCGAATTTATAGCTGGTGTTATGCTGAAAGAATTAGCTCCGGCAATTCCATACGAAGTGGATCCGGGGCGTGCTCAGGAATTCGGAAATCAGGTTCTGGATCGTTTCAGAAATCCTTTTATCCGTCACCAGCTGATTGATATTACTGTTCAGTATACAGCAAAAATGAAGATGCGTAATATCCCTACACTGCTGAATCACTATCAAAAATCCAGTGAAGTTCCGGTACTTTTTGCCAAAGGATTTGCTGCTTTTTTACTGTTTATGAAATCTACGCAATTCCTGGAAGGTATTTATTCGGGTGAACGAAACGGTGAACTGTATCCGATCCGCTGCGATTCAGCCGCCTATTTTGCAGAAAAGTGGGACGCCGCTGAAACACTTTCCGAATTGGTTCAGAAAGTGTTAAGTGACGAATCTTTATGGGGTGCTAATTTGACTTCCCTACCTGGTTTTTCAAACGCGGTAACGGAAAACCTGGAATTGCTTTCGAAGAAAGAAACGATAATTAATTAA
- the lon gene encoding endopeptidase La — translation MSDSDLDSLEIVPLGGPEGSDEPFEVPSELAILPIRQTVLFPGMVIPVTVVRQKAIRLVKKIYRNSDINMRILGAVTQAKPNKEDPTADDLHKIGTVAHILKMITLPDGNVTIIVQGRQRFEIKKILSEDPYLTAEVEAIEDSFVAPTKKESKALLQSLRDGAHKIMRLNPEIPQEARIALDNIESPVFLIHFLSSNINVEVADKQRLLEERNGHKQATLLLQYMMREIEMLELKREIQSKASSDIDQQQRDYYLRQQIKVLHDELGIDSPERDMDDIRAKASQKKWSDTVRAHFDKELAKLQRINPMAPEYPVTLNYLETLVDLPWGEYTKDNFDLVRAQKVLDADHFGLEKVKERIIEYLAVLKLKGNLKAPILCLYGPPGVGKTSLGKSIAKSLNREYIRMALGGVHDEAEIRGHRKTYIGAMPGKIVQNIKKAGSANPVFILDEIDKVSSDYRGDPASALLEVLDPEQNSSFTDNYLEVEYDLSRVLFVATANALDTIHPALRDRMEIIEMTGYTIEEKLQIAKRYLVPKQRKDHGLKATDVKFDDAALLRVIEGYTRESGVRNLEQKVGTLVRKIAKSVAMDQEYPKTIKIEHVEKFLGAEIFDKDLYQDNDFAGVVTGLAWTSVGGEILFIETSLSRGKGGLTLSGQLGDVMKESAITALSYLKAHSDKLDIDYRIFNHYDLHVHVPAGAVPKDGPSAGITMVTSMASIFTQRKIRPFLAMTGEITLRGKVLPVGGIKEKILAARRAGVKEIIMCSKNRKDVEEVPANYIKDLTFYYVDKVDEVLEIALLPEKVSNATTFVFPDEKKEKEESGYVTLTV, via the coding sequence ATGTCCGATTCGGATTTAGATAGCCTTGAAATTGTTCCCCTGGGTGGTCCCGAGGGCTCTGATGAACCTTTTGAAGTACCTAGTGAACTTGCGATTCTGCCAATCAGGCAAACAGTTCTATTTCCCGGAATGGTTATTCCGGTTACCGTAGTACGCCAAAAAGCAATCCGTCTTGTCAAAAAAATATATCGTAATTCGGATATTAACATGCGGATTTTGGGTGCAGTTACGCAGGCCAAACCAAATAAAGAAGATCCTACCGCAGACGACCTGCATAAAATCGGAACCGTTGCACACATACTGAAAATGATCACACTTCCGGATGGAAATGTTACGATTATCGTTCAGGGCCGTCAGCGTTTTGAAATAAAAAAGATATTAAGTGAAGATCCATATCTCACTGCCGAGGTTGAGGCAATAGAAGATTCTTTCGTTGCTCCAACTAAAAAAGAATCGAAAGCACTTTTGCAATCGCTTCGTGATGGTGCGCATAAGATCATGCGTTTGAATCCAGAGATTCCTCAGGAAGCAAGAATTGCATTGGATAATATAGAAAGTCCTGTTTTCCTGATCCATTTTCTTTCTTCAAATATTAATGTTGAAGTGGCTGATAAGCAAAGATTGCTGGAAGAAAGAAACGGGCACAAGCAGGCGACGCTTTTGCTTCAGTATATGATGCGGGAGATTGAAATGCTTGAATTAAAACGTGAAATCCAATCAAAAGCAAGTTCTGATATCGACCAGCAGCAACGTGATTATTACCTGCGTCAGCAAATTAAAGTTTTGCATGATGAACTTGGAATTGATAGTCCGGAGCGCGACATGGATGATATCCGTGCCAAAGCAAGCCAGAAAAAATGGTCGGACACTGTTCGTGCGCATTTTGACAAGGAACTTGCCAAATTACAGCGTATCAACCCAATGGCACCTGAATATCCGGTAACATTAAATTATCTGGAAACGCTGGTTGATCTGCCTTGGGGTGAATATACAAAAGACAATTTTGATCTTGTCCGCGCACAAAAAGTGCTGGATGCAGATCACTTTGGTTTGGAAAAAGTAAAAGAAAGGATCATCGAATATCTTGCAGTTTTAAAACTGAAAGGAAATTTAAAAGCTCCGATTCTTTGTTTGTATGGACCTCCCGGCGTTGGTAAAACTTCCCTTGGTAAATCCATAGCAAAATCTCTGAACCGTGAATACATCCGTATGGCCCTGGGTGGGGTACATGATGAAGCCGAAATTCGTGGTCATCGTAAGACATACATCGGAGCAATGCCAGGGAAAATTGTCCAGAACATCAAAAAGGCTGGTTCTGCAAACCCTGTTTTTATTCTGGATGAGATTGATAAAGTAAGCTCAGATTACCGCGGCGATCCTGCTTCTGCATTGCTCGAAGTTTTGGATCCTGAACAAAATTCTTCTTTCACAGATAATTATCTTGAAGTTGAATACGATCTTTCCCGCGTACTTTTTGTAGCTACTGCCAACGCACTTGATACAATCCACCCGGCACTTCGCGACCGTATGGAAATTATCGAGATGACGGGTTATACAATTGAAGAAAAATTGCAGATCGCTAAACGTTATCTTGTACCAAAACAGCGCAAAGATCACGGTTTGAAAGCAACGGATGTGAAATTTGATGATGCTGCATTGTTGCGCGTTATTGAAGGATATACCCGTGAATCCGGCGTTCGTAACCTGGAACAAAAAGTAGGTACACTGGTACGGAAAATTGCCAAATCTGTGGCGATGGATCAGGAATATCCAAAAACAATAAAAATTGAGCACGTTGAGAAATTCCTGGGTGCTGAGATTTTTGATAAAGATCTGTATCAGGATAATGATTTTGCCGGTGTGGTTACAGGTTTAGCCTGGACTTCGGTTGGCGGAGAAATCCTGTTTATTGAAACCAGTTTAAGTCGTGGAAAAGGTGGCTTGACCTTGTCGGGACAACTGGGTGATGTGATGAAGGAATCAGCGATTACGGCTCTTTCTTACTTGAAAGCACATTCTGATAAACTGGATATTGATTACCGTATTTTCAATCATTACGATCTGCACGTGCATGTTCCTGCGGGAGCAGTTCCGAAAGACGGTCCTTCTGCGGGTATCACGATGGTAACTTCGATGGCTTCGATTTTTACACAACGTAAAATTCGTCCGTTCCTGGCTATGACCGGTGAGATTACTTTACGTGGAAAAGTGCTTCCTGTGGGTGGAATTAAGGAAAAAATCCTTGCAGCAAGAAGAGCCGGTGTGAAAGAAATTATCATGTGCTCAAAAAACCGCAAAGACGTTGAGGAAGTACCAGCGAACTATATCAAAGATTTAACTTTCTACTATGTGGATAAAGTTGATGAAGTGTTAGAGATCGCCTTGCTCCCTGAAAAAGTATCGAACGCTACCACTTTTGTTTTTCCAGACGAAAAGAAAGAAAAAGAAGAAAGCGGATACGTAACATTGACTGTATAA
- a CDS encoding DUF6702 family protein: MKYDKPGKSFEISIRIFTDDLEKGLSEDNNKRIFTIKNNDQNNPFVERYVRKHFALTNTQKKAEIQYVGKEEEADATWIYLEIPFSENPEGWKLQNSILMETFDDQVNMMNLKLPSGPKTFLYKKGQSVQTL; encoded by the coding sequence ATGAAGTATGATAAGCCTGGAAAATCCTTTGAAATAAGTATTCGTATTTTTACGGATGATTTGGAAAAAGGACTTTCGGAAGATAATAACAAACGTATTTTCACCATTAAAAATAATGATCAGAATAATCCGTTTGTAGAGCGTTATGTCCGCAAACATTTTGCCCTGACCAACACACAGAAAAAAGCAGAAATCCAGTATGTCGGCAAGGAAGAAGAAGCTGATGCAACCTGGATCTATCTTGAAATTCCATTTTCCGAAAATCCCGAAGGCTGGAAACTTCAAAATAGCATTTTAATGGAAACGTTTGATGATCAGGTTAACATGATGAATCTGAAACTTCCATCAGGACCAAAAACTTTTTTGTATAAAAAGGGACAATCTGTTCAAACGCTTTAA
- the rseP gene encoding RIP metalloprotease RseP, giving the protein MEYLEYLIMAGQLILGLSILVGLHEWGHMFAAKTFGMRVEKYFIGFPPKIWSIQKGETEYGIGAIPLGGFVKISGMIDESMDTEAMNKDPQPWEFRSKPAWQRLIVMLGGIIVNVIVGIFIFIVLAYKDGEKILSNAEVNKYGIVAGDLAQQIGLRTGDKVVKINGKSFTDFNDVVSSDVFLGSNSSYTVNRGGQEVDIDIPNNFIEKLSEADREEKNTFIMPAMPFKIRELVPGMPAAKAGIKAGDKIVSINGAPIRYYNELQETLPKLKGQEAKIVIDRAGQQQDINVKVSADGTIGLYPESLLAFTTIKFTVGQAISEGTKNAFNVVFNNIKGFGKIFRGEVSASKALSGPIGIARMFGGVWDWNRFWHLTGLLSMVLAFMNALPIPALDGGHAVILSYEIISGRKPSDVFLENAQKVGMVLLLGLMAFAIFNDVWKAVF; this is encoded by the coding sequence ATGGAATACTTAGAGTACCTGATTATGGCCGGACAACTCATACTGGGTTTGTCTATTTTGGTAGGATTGCATGAATGGGGGCATATGTTTGCCGCTAAGACGTTTGGTATGCGTGTTGAAAAATACTTCATCGGTTTTCCTCCGAAAATCTGGAGTATACAAAAAGGAGAAACTGAATACGGAATCGGTGCAATTCCACTGGGTGGATTTGTTAAAATATCAGGTATGATTGACGAATCCATGGATACCGAGGCAATGAATAAAGATCCTCAGCCATGGGAATTCCGCTCAAAACCAGCCTGGCAACGACTTATCGTAATGCTTGGCGGTATTATCGTGAATGTTATCGTAGGTATTTTTATATTTATCGTCCTTGCTTATAAAGACGGTGAAAAGATTTTGTCTAACGCGGAAGTTAACAAATACGGTATTGTAGCCGGCGATCTTGCACAGCAAATCGGACTTCGCACAGGTGACAAAGTTGTAAAAATCAATGGAAAAAGTTTCACTGATTTTAATGATGTTGTGAGCTCTGATGTATTTCTGGGAAGCAACAGTTCTTACACCGTTAATCGTGGCGGACAGGAAGTTGATATTGATATTCCAAATAACTTTATCGAAAAACTTTCAGAGGCTGATCGTGAAGAAAAAAATACTTTTATTATGCCTGCCATGCCCTTTAAAATCAGGGAACTGGTACCAGGAATGCCAGCTGCAAAAGCAGGTATCAAAGCGGGTGATAAAATTGTTTCGATCAACGGCGCTCCGATTCGTTACTATAATGAATTGCAGGAAACACTTCCAAAACTGAAAGGTCAGGAAGCGAAAATCGTTATCGACCGCGCCGGACAACAACAGGATATCAATGTTAAAGTTTCCGCTGACGGAACAATCGGGCTATATCCGGAAAGTCTTTTGGCATTTACAACAATCAAATTTACGGTTGGTCAGGCTATTTCAGAAGGTACAAAAAATGCTTTCAACGTTGTTTTCAATAACATCAAAGGTTTTGGCAAGATTTTCCGCGGTGAAGTTTCTGCTTCAAAAGCATTAAGCGGCCCAATCGGAATTGCCCGTATGTTTGGCGGAGTTTGGGACTGGAACCGTTTCTGGCATCTTACAGGTTTACTTTCCATGGTTTTGGCATTTATGAATGCTTTGCCAATTCCAGCTTTGGATGGTGGCCATGCCGTTATTCTTTCTTATGAAATTATTTCCGGCCGTAAACCTTCTGACGTTTTCCTTGAAAATGCTCAGAAAGTTGGTATGGTATTGCTTTTAGGATTAATGGCTTTTGCCATCTTCAACGACGTTTGGAAAGCAGTTTTCTAA